A segment of the Candidatus Glassbacteria bacterium genome:
GCACTCCTTTCAGATGTGGTCCACCGCCGCGGTGCGAACTCCGCAGGAATACATGGCCGTGATTCCCGGCGAGATAGTCACCGGCCACGGCAAGCACAGTTTTTTCCATTGGCCCGTGCATGACGGCAAGGATATCAGGTACTGGAAAAATATCGCACGGGCCAGCAGTTTTTTCGCCTGGGAAAGCGACAAGCCGTATTTCGGCGGCTGGAGCCCGGAGGAAAAGGCCGGCATGGCCCACGTGGCCGACCCCCATATCGTGCGCGGCAAGAAACTCTGGACCTGGGGCACGGCCCCCTCGGGTCGGATCTGGGAGCAGATTCTTACCGACGGCGACCTGGCCTATTTCGAGCCGCAGGCCGGAGCCTACAGCGACAACCAGCCCGACTATCACTGGATTCTGCCCGGCGAGACCAAGGTGTTCAGCCATTTCTGGATTCCCGTGCGCGATATCGGCGCCTGGGATTACGCCAATCTGGAAGGCTCGCTGAACCTGGAGCTCGATGGCGGCAAAGTGAAATTCGGCTGGAGTCCAACCGGGGTCAACAAGTCCGCCCGGATAGTTATTACCGGCACCGACGGCGAGCTTTTTCGCAAGACAGTCGACACCGACCCGGGAACGCCGTTTATCGGAGAGGTGAAAGCCGGCGGCAATAAAGACCTGTATGATCTGAGGATGATCGTGCTGTCCCCGGGCGGCGACACTCTGCTGAGTTTCCAGCATCCCCGCCCGGAAAACCCGCCCCTGCCCGGGCCGAATCCCGAACCGGCCGATCCAGAGGACGTGGCGAGTGTCGACCAGTTGTTTATCACCGGCGACTACTACGAGATGTTCCGCAATAAACACCGGGCGCTGGAGTATTACGAGGAAGTGCTCAAACGGGATCGCGGAGACGTGCGCACCAACACGGCCTTGGGACTCAGCAAGCTGAAACAGGGTTTTTACAACCAGGCGCTCGAGCATTTCGACCGCGCCCTGGACCGCTATCCGGACATGGGCAAGGCGCGTTACTACAAGGGCATGGCCCACCTGGGCAAGGGTGAACTGGAACTGGCCGAAAAGCACCTCAACCGCGCCGGCTACGACCTGACATATTACGCCGCCGCCCATTTCGAGCTGGCCCAGCTGACCGCCTCGCTGGGGCGCTACGAACGGGCGCTGGAGCATATCGACCGCAGCATCAACGGCAACGGCGACAATGTCCAGGCATGGGCTGTCAAAGCGCTGATCCTGAACCGGCTGGGCCGCCATGACGAGGCCCTGGCCGTGGCTGAAGAAGCTCAGGTGATGGACCCGATGGACCTGTTGTCGCTATGTGAGAAGGGTTATGCGCTCAGCAGCCAGGACAAATCCTGGCAGGTGGATCAAGTGAAGGAAGACGTGCTCAAACTGACGCGCCGCGACAGCGAGAACCATCTCGAGATCGCAATCCGTTACGCCCGCTGCGGCCAGTACGATCTGGCGGCCTTAGTGTTGAATGTCCTGAAAGAAAGCGCTGCGGATGTCTCGCCGATGGTCGATTACTATCTCGCTTATTACAACCACAAACTGAGAGACAAATACGCCGCTGATGGAGCGCTGAGTCAGGCCGCAACCGGCGACCCCACCTATGTGTTCCCCAACCGCCTGGAGAGTTTCCCGGTGCTTAACTGGGCGCTTGAGCAGAAGCCTGACGATGGCCGCGCGCAGTACTATCTGGGCAACCTCCTGCGCAGCAGGGACCGGTTGGACGAGTCGCTGGCGATGTGGGAAAAATCTGTGCGGAACGATCCCGCCAACGTTGTCGCCTGGCGTAATATCGGACAGGTTTACATGGATAAAGGCGACCTGGAAAAAGCCGAAAATGCCTACCAGAGCGCGGTCAAGGCGGACCCGAAAGCGGCGATGGCTGTCGAGGAGTTGGGCAGGGTCTTCCAGAAACAGGGCAAAAGCAATTCGATGAGGATTACTTTTCTGGAGAATCACAAGACCGCGGTCAACTATCGTGACCCGCTGCTCAAGCGGCTGATCTCGATGTACGTCCAGGAAGGCCGCTACGACGACGCGCTGGCATATCTCCAGGACCACCACTTCCATTCCTGGGAAGGCCGTTACGACGTCCACCAGTACTGGGTGGAGAGCAATCTCGGCAAGGGAGACAACTTCTACGCCAGGGGTGACTACGAGGGTGCGCTGAAACACTACGAACTTTCGCTGACCTACCCGTTCAACCTCGAAGTGGCCTCCCAACCCCGCACGGTGAATGCCCGCAAGGAATTCAAGGTGGCTCAGGCGCTGGAGAAACTGGGCCGCAAGAGCGAGGCCGGGAAATTTTACCAGAAAGTGGCGGACTACGATATCAGCGCGGATAACGCCTACCAGTACTATCGGGGCAAGGCCCTGGAGGCGCTGGGCAGGAACGGCGACGCCCGCAAGGTGTACGAGCAGATGCTGGCCGCTGTCGAAAACGCAACCGAGCAGCCCCGCAGGATGAGCTCCCATTTCGATCCGGGCCGCAACCACGAGGCGATCAGGATGTTCAAGCGCTCGCTGGCCCTGGAGGGTCTGGGACTGAGCTCCGAGGCGGAAACCCAGCGAAACCAGGCAGTGGAAGGAGACCCGATCGTCGCCCTGCGTGCATTCAGCCCGCCGCGCGCCGGCTGGTAAAGAGCAGGATTATTGAACGTCCGGGTTCCAATTTCAACTGATGCCTTTGGCGTTAAGCTATGCGCTGTATTTTTCCGACCACACCTCTGGCATCTCTCGGCTCTAGCTCATCATAAGCTAACATCTATCTTGTGTCAGTTGTTTGTCGGCTTATTGGGGAGCGGGTCAGGAATGTATGATTATAATTAAGGATAATAATATATCGAATGCAATCATTCGGTAAGCGTACTTCTGTCAGGTATCCAGTGCATGGTCAGTCCTCCAGCAGTCGCTGCAATTCCGGACAGAACTTGAGTCCCAACGTCCGGCCGTGGTCCAGGATATAGCCGGCGTCGGCATCCAGGTTGATCGTGTCCGGGCTGACCGTGCTCACCGAGCCCAGCAGAGCGGCGAAATCGGCGGCGGTTTCCACCGGCAGCTCGGCCAGGCCGGTGCGTTTGACCGGCTCGGGTCTGATAAACGGCAGACCGGCCGCGGTAGCGATAATCAAGCCCGCCATCGATGCGTCCCCCGCTCCGGCGGTGCTTTTTACTTCCACCCTGGCCGCCGGGATATATTCCCAGCGCCCGTCCCGCCAGGCCCAGGATCCACGTTCGCCCACGGTGACCAGCAGCCGCAGCTTCGAGTTCAGCCGGCTGACCCGGTCCTGCATCGCATCCAGGAACGGTTCGGGATTGTTGCTGTCGCAGGTTTTTCCGCACAGGGCGGAGGCCTCGTCGCGGTTGATAGCCAGGAACTCCGTATTGGCGATACATTCGGCGGCGCGCGGATCGGTCATCTCGGCCGAGGTCAGCGTGCAGAAGCGCAGCAGGTCGAATTCTCCCGCCATCATCAGCAGTTCCAGCCTTGATTCAATCGGCACCTCCGGCGCGGCCAGGGCCATGCCCCGCTGACCGTATTCGAGGCACAATTGCTGGGCGGCGCGGATCTCGCTGGGATGAAGCAGGCTGCTGGCGCTGCGGCTGGTGGTGATATTGCCGCCCGTGCGGTCCGGGTAGAGAAAGCAGACGCTGTAGAGGGTGGGTGCCCCACCGGTGCTGATCACGTAGCGGGTATCCATCCCGGATTCGCCCATCAGACGCACCATTTCCTCAGCGACCGCGTCTTTGCCGACCTTGCCCAGCGGGACAGTCTGGAAGGTGGAGCTGTCTTCCTGGTTAGAGCCGAGCAGCAGGGCCACGTAGTGCAGTATGATATGCAGCTTGCAGAAATCCCGGCAGTCGCTGAGCACGCCGGCCCGGCTCTCCTCCCGGCCCAGGGTGTGGTCGCCCTGCAGCTCGAACATGATCCCCGAGCCGATCCCGCCCGTCCCGATCACCGCCCTGTATTCCCCGTCGTACATCCAGCGTGCTCCCTCGTCCGGCCGGTTAAAGCAGTTCCCATTCCGGGTGGGTACTGATCGGGTGCGTGGCGGTTTCCCGCGTGGCTGTCACCCGCGCATCGGCGTGTTCCTGCAGCAGGGTCATCGGATATTCAGGGGTAGGTTCGCTGAACAGGGCGACCCGGAAGGCGGTCTGCTTCCAGGCTCCGGTGTCGCTGTATACT
Coding sequences within it:
- a CDS encoding DUF5107 domain-containing protein, whose translation is MKLTRLLAVLIVILAVSGARAEVRVYQEPLTLPTYRIGAPEVMPYWNRIYPYTMYEKLTDEKYDRIYTALYVENEWVKALVLPEIGGRLHGAQDKTNGYQFLYNQTTIKPGLVGMAGAWISGGVEWNFPHGHRPSGFRDTDYRLVENPDGSKTAWTGEFDRIYGMRWAVGTTVHPGRNWVETKVRLYNSTPYAHSFQMWSTAAVRTPQEYMAVIPGEIVTGHGKHSFFHWPVHDGKDIRYWKNIARASSFFAWESDKPYFGGWSPEEKAGMAHVADPHIVRGKKLWTWGTAPSGRIWEQILTDGDLAYFEPQAGAYSDNQPDYHWILPGETKVFSHFWIPVRDIGAWDYANLEGSLNLELDGGKVKFGWSPTGVNKSARIVITGTDGELFRKTVDTDPGTPFIGEVKAGGNKDLYDLRMIVLSPGGDTLLSFQHPRPENPPLPGPNPEPADPEDVASVDQLFITGDYYEMFRNKHRALEYYEEVLKRDRGDVRTNTALGLSKLKQGFYNQALEHFDRALDRYPDMGKARYYKGMAHLGKGELELAEKHLNRAGYDLTYYAAAHFELAQLTASLGRYERALEHIDRSINGNGDNVQAWAVKALILNRLGRHDEALAVAEEAQVMDPMDLLSLCEKGYALSSQDKSWQVDQVKEDVLKLTRRDSENHLEIAIRYARCGQYDLAALVLNVLKESAADVSPMVDYYLAYYNHKLRDKYAADGALSQAATGDPTYVFPNRLESFPVLNWALEQKPDDGRAQYYLGNLLRSRDRLDESLAMWEKSVRNDPANVVAWRNIGQVYMDKGDLEKAENAYQSAVKADPKAAMAVEELGRVFQKQGKSNSMRITFLENHKTAVNYRDPLLKRLISMYVQEGRYDDALAYLQDHHFHSWEGRYDVHQYWVESNLGKGDNFYARGDYEGALKHYELSLTYPFNLEVASQPRTVNARKEFKVAQALEKLGRKSEAGKFYQKVADYDISADNAYQYYRGKALEALGRNGDARKVYEQMLAAVENATEQPRRMSSHFDPGRNHEAIRMFKRSLALEGLGLSSEAETQRNQAVEGDPIVALRAFSPPRAGW